ttattttatttcatttttttttgttttttcatatatatatattttttattttttttgtaatatttaatttgtaGTTggtttttatctttatttttttattacatatattaatacatatatatatataatctattGTTTATGTTAATAAGAATCAATCttatagaaaaataatatttggaAAATAAGATTATGaacaataattatacatGTATTGACAACTATTTTAATCAACATATGTATAACCtcaaatatatcatttaattatgtgaaaaatgtaaaaaatatgaaaacaaATTTCATGATTTATgcatgaattattattattattattatttttatgtttgaGTACTATTCATAAtgtctttatatttatccaAGTTTTCTCCATTTATTTCGAATAGAGCATTTACATTCTTTCGTCCACTAactataaatatgtataacatGTACATAAAAagtgtaaaaataatataatcataaatattatattttatatatatatatatatatatatatatttatatgattagaaaaaaaaaaaaaaaaatttactttGACACCACTTGTTTATGTTATCCCTTAATATGCCTAATATGCGAATTGTTTTGGAGCATTCGTCATCATTcctaaatatacaaaataaaatatttattaataatattattataaatccATTCTGGATATTatctattataatatatgaaaatatatttaatatatatacatatatatatatttgtaaaagatcatatttatattataattttttatattactcTAGGAGGTGCATATTCTGAATGGCATTTCTAAATGCTTGTGCTGCTAACTCTATGGAATAATTAATATCTTTATTCATATCTTTATGTAAgactgaaaaaaaaagaaagatatttatatatatatatatatatatatatatatatatatttttacatggTATTATTGAATATGTGTAAACAATAAACACATATgtagtacatatatatatgttaaccTGTCCAACTAACTAATAGCTCTAACATTTTTGGACTGGAAGGGGgcattttcattttgtttgcATAATGTAAGGCATAAGAATAAGACTTCATACTTTTTTCATGCATTTTCTCTTTATCGATACCATGAAATGTATCTGCACAATATCTTGACATATCACCAAGTATATGCCAATAGAACATTAAGATTttctataaaaatgaaaataatatatgagaTTATTTTGTAgtgaatataaattatgtaatacaatgtaattaaattttatacatttggggaagataaaaagaaattattatttctatataatattttatttttttttaaatatatatatatatatttttttttttctcatgtAAAACAAATTATACATCTTCAGTTGTTCTAGAAAtgcatttattttttaggactgcatatgtatttttttcaatgCTTCTTATATCTGTATTTAATTTTGACTTGAGTAATTGGGCACAATTTTTTTCACTTTCGCTAGATTTTTCATctgttataatattttcaagaatcgttttttcttttcttttaacaTTTAAAGCATTCTTGAAAGCGAATCcctataaaataatatataaaaacattggtatttatattgtcttatatataatttaagcTTGGTGTTCGAAATGAATGACACCTTAAACGATATAAtgtattatacatataaatatatatatatatataataatttttgaaatatgtaataaaaatatattatcttttatatgaTTTCTTATATGACATATATACGTTTTAAAaatcttataatatattaccaCTGAAAGAGATTCTGTGTAGTTTAAATTGTAATTCTCTACATTTACAGATTTAATAAGTGTAACTGTTTCTATAGTTgataaaatgaaagaaaCAATAAATGAGATGTCATATATgattgaaaataaataatattcacatatatttttaccatCATATGATCCAAggttatttaatatttttatatagtaTATAAGTTCCTCCTTATTTGAAATTGAAATATCTTTATCAATATATTGATTCATTTGTTTGATTAAAGTGTGAATGTGtaaatgtatattaaataaaagaaaaatatatatctatagataagtgtttttttttttttttttttttttttttttttgcacgaacattattatatgtaaaaatagaatatatatatatatatatatatataaattatttataaaaaaaaacaaaaaaaaagacaactGTTGTAAAACCGAAAAGgcttatgttattatataggaaatgttttattatataaatatttcattattgaATGAAAAacctataaaatatatgtattatatatatatatttcttttatgtttttttttttttttttttttcttggtCTTACAAATTTTTAGCTAGCTGAttagctttttttttttttaatttaattttttttttttcctatatattaacatataaaaagtaaaatttatacatataaaatgttcttttattattgtagtaagaaaaaaaaaaaagaaataataaatttataatcataatattttaattggtttaattgtaaattatttttcatgatatatagatatgaaaaaatatccattcaaatataaaaaattatatattaagattAAAAgtcaaattatattttaaatattgataCATGAAATgggatagaaaaaaaaaaaaaaaagcatatttaatttataacaCAAAAaaggtttaaaaaaaaaaaagaaataagaaAGCGAaggtatatatacatattaaaaacaattatgtcatattattaaaaaaaaataataatacttgtaaataatgtataagaaatatttatttcaataaaatatatatatatatatatatatatatatatatatatatatatatatatatatttatatatatatttatatttatattaattaaaattttctttttttttttttttttttttttttttgcatatGACTTTATTAATTACTTGTACTTGAATTTTCCGAATTTTTTTCATGAAGTTCTCTTTTTTCTTCAGAAGAATCTTCTTCCTTTATGGACTGATCTTCTTTAGGTAATTCAGAGAACATGAATTCATTTTGGTATTCAATTAGATATTGTGTACTTCTTTTAACATCAATAAATAAGTTATATACACGTCTAACATCCTGAACAGTAACTTCTGTTGCTTTACGTTTTTTTGATACTAAATTTGCTAATGTAATTAAATGTAAAGCATATCTTAAGGAGGATTCGGATGCAATTTTgcataataattcttttgcATATTCATCAATATCAACATCTTCTTCTTCTGCTCTTTGTTCTAAAATTTTAAGTATATCTTGATGTTTATATGGATAGGTTGGAATAATAAGTGTTCTATCTAATAGATCTAAAGGAATACCATGAGGAGCTTTATAATCAGTTCCTCTTATATGTGTAATACCTCTATTTGTTGCCATAATGACTATAGGTGATTGTTCACTTTCTAAAGCTCtatttaaatatgaaaagcATTCAATATCTAGCATATGAACTTCATCTATGAATAAGACACCTGGTACAATTTCTGCTTTTTCATCTTCTTGCCATTCATTAATTTTCATATCAATATGTTCTCtgatttcattttttatttcacctGTATCTCCAGAAAATAAAGCCAAGAACCCTTGAGTTCTACTATTAATGGCATCAATATCATGTAAGGTAACAGTATGTACTacttcttttcttttttgtaattCTCCTTCAGGACATTGAACAAAAAGTGTATTTGGATCCATTGCATCATAATCTTTAGATCTAGCAAATGATTTTCCAATTTTAGTAATTTTACCTGTACCTTTATCAATACAAATAACATCTCCTGCagtaatattttctttttgtaaAGCTTCTATCATTTTACTACCTAAATCATATAATGTTTCCATTTCAGTTGtttttaatatcatttttcctaattttttatttttattatttatatctctTTCATTAAATTTCTCTATTTCAATTTCAACAACTTCTCCTTCTATTACTTCTGATTCTTCTTTTACTCTTACACCAATAGATCTTCTAAAAGCTTGTGTCAATGCTTCTGTTTTGCTCATTTCTAAAGAATATACTTCTGAACCAGAAATATGAGTAAAAGGAGTATCTTCACCTAAAGCTTTTGCAATACCCATAGCAATGGCTGTTTTTCCAGTACCTGGTTGACCAGCTAATAAAATAGCTCTTCCACTTATTCTTCCTTCTTTAATCATTCTCAAGACAATACCAGCAGCTTTACGAGCACTCATTTGTCCAATCATACCTTCAGAACAATATCTAGCATCTAAACAATCATTTAGTCCTAACCCTCGAATGTGAGAATGTGCTCCAATTCTTtctattttttgaatatctTTCACTTCTTCGAGCTTCATATTGTCatgaattataaaatgagtgaataaataaatatatatatatattaaatttttttttttttttttttataataaaggaTTAATGAATTagattaatataattatatattaaataaaaaaatagatatttttttaattcaaaaTAGGTaggatgaaaaaattaaattatatgagAAAAAATGTTTATGCTTCGAATTACCCAATAAgttgttatataataaatatatataaataaatatatatatatattattttcctacaaaatttatatctttcATATAAACAttgttgttatatataagttattataatttaactttttatagataatatttttgacaaaattattaacatattattataaatcatACATTTTAAgcttaatttatatatatatatatatatatatatatatatatatgtatgtatatatgtatttatttctttatatggATAAATTTTGttactttaattttttttatttcactgTAAACCAATATaaaggtaaaaaaaatttatcttAATTTTTGGGtaacattataaataaattatttcattaatttttctttatatatatatatgtgagtaaaaaaaaagaaaaaatgtatctatttatagaatattatatgagaaaaataatatattataaattctttataaaaaataaaaaagtagtAGTATTCATCCAATCcatataaagtatatatatatattattatattctgactttttttttttttcctatatatttttaaaatgtgttcataatatgtataaacaaagaattatacaaaattttataaagcctaataaaatatattcgaaaaaaaaaaaatggagaaattttttttttttttttcatataatatttatacaaaaaaaaaattttttaaagaaatataatatgtatattatatatatatatatatattttactttttttttgtaattaataaattatatatatatttttaatatttttgaaattctttaatttttttttaaatcagaaatagaattatatttgtataatgTAAATATGAATTACTTTTTAACTTAGAAATTATTATTGAtgattaaaattatatgaacatatgtttatgtatctatttataaagaatgtaaataattataaaaataaggatTAATGtgttataaattatatatatataattaaaaataaatatatgtatatttttttaaaatataattggtaacttattcttatattatacatatcattaatatatatatatatatatatatatatatatttagaataTTTAACCATTAGTTAAATatcttattatatcattttatgatataaatttttaaaagtattataaatatggagGATAAAATACGAAAgtatgatatattttgtataatgGGTTTAGCTATAGGATGTGGTGTATTTTCTGAATTTTTAAGTTGGTTATTTGTATATAGAAATgagaaatttaaaaaattaaatgaagaagTAAAAGTTTTATATGAAGAAGTACAGAAAGAGAAAGAAGATGGTTTATTAAGTaaaatagataaaaaaaaagataagaagaaaaaggcTACAGCcgaagaattatatatagagaaaacaaaagaaatgactacattaaaaacaaaatcaAATTTTATTACAGGGTTAATTTTTATGTGTGTTATGCCTGTATTATTTAGTTTATTTGAAGGATTAACAATTGCTGTATTACCATTTAAACCTATTTTTCCATTTACCTTATTAACACGTACAGGTCTACAatcaaaaaatttatatcattGCTCATcaacttttatatatacattgaCACTTATGCTAACAAGacaaaatattcaaaaatattttggaTATGCTCCACCAGCAGGAATGTTTGGAGATTATAAAATGCCAGATGAACAAGCTGACGTatggaaataaatatataaatatatatatattgacacttaatatatatctacttttctccttttattattttattttattttattttttttttttttcaattgtgaaaattatgtatatattaaaatatgtttatgtGCATTTAAgcaataatttttatgtgtttaaattttttagtttattttttttaatataacaactttttaaaatatcctATTATCaagttaataataaaatactaattattacaaatatatatatatatatatatatatatatttatatttatatatatattgatttacACGTTTTgatacaaaaataatatttttataataatgatttttccttttttgatttaataaatgtatattttttcttttcatgaacacattttatttttttggaatattaaatattatgacTAAAGAATGATTCattcattcattttttttttttttttttttttttttttttttttttttaaatgaaaatataatattttttcctttttggtattctttatcatttatatatataattacaaatatgcatttatttataattatttttatgtcatataaatatatgaataaaaatgttatatatatatataatattataataggatatatttttatttaaacattAGTATGTGTGCACATTATTACTGATATaaaattacaatatatatttaatcttACATGTTTTCACAtcacttttttatatttttatatttttatattttcatatttttatttttttttttaatatgtaaaataatagtaaaaaaaaaaaacataaggaaaaaatatatgtgatattattatacatatatattttattttatcttgtttataattttagtaagtattaaatttataagaatattgTACCTTTTAATATTGTAATACTTATTGTGAACAAAATAATCTGGACATAAAATTTTGCCTTAGTATGTATTTcctattctttttttgtcTATAAAGTTATTCCtttctattattttattaatataaaaaaataaaatagaatgtgttcataatatattcaaattctatattttttcatgtcctatatatttatatatatatatatatatatacttcttgtttgacatataaaaaagaaaaacactttttttttttttttttttttttttcaagaattatataaatggtATTTTACATTTGTGTatgtttttcatattttgttatattacagtaatatatatatatatatgtttatttatttatttattgtatttttttttttttttttttttttttttttattgaattaaaaatactatttattttaaggaattaagaatattataatataaaaatatatatattattatatatatatatgcttatattttttccattatttaatttttctacaaataataaatttatagaacattatatatttgcttgtatttattattttttatttacataagGATAagtgttttttttctttttctttcttgaaataaatattcttactatattattatatatatgtatttattaaaattataaattatgtagagcgaaataaaaaaaaaaaaaaaaatagtaacatattttataatttgttatattatatatatatatatatatatatatatattaattttataatatgtaatatatattttatgacaatattattattatactatatattatatttgtatataaaaaagatttatatgacatttttttatacaagttaatttattcatataacatatattatttatgtattacttttttttattttattttatatatatatatatatatatatatatatatatatagaaaattatccatttaattattatataaaactaAATGAAAGATAAAGATTTGTTTATAAATGTAATAgttacatattttaaaaatatatatatatattaatttatatatatatatatatttatttatataataaatttgtatgtatagatatatgtatatatattttattagctTCTACaacataaattattaaaatataataaaagtttttatttgatttgtgttgtgtttttttgtttgttacttattattttttattttatataattttttgtttgtttgtttgtttttttttttttttttttaaattatataaattgaaTTAAGAcattttttccatataatGATATGGGGTGTATAAATAGCAAAATAAaagagaaaagaaaaataaaaagaagaaaaaagggAAAATGTAATTTAATAGGAAATATTGAAAGGAATAATGTAGGTACTAAAAATGTATCAACATATTtgataaaagaaaagaataatgGAGAGCATTATGAATATAAcgacaataaaaatatagagcgtaataatgataatatttataataatgataataataatattaattataatagtccttatatttataatattaataatgagaTTACTAATAATGTTGATAACTCAAAAGAAAGATtgtattacaaaaaaaatatatttaagaatatttcaaataaatgtagcgataaaaaattacatacaAGTagtgataaagaaaatgatccttatgtaagaaaaaattcaacaaatgataaaagtataaaaaataatgatgatgataataataataatacatttttgttTAAAGATATTAATGACAAGAAATTGAATAaatcttattattataatgaggtttataaaaatattgaatcaAATAAATTTGATATTTGTAGAAGTAGAAGCATGGATTTAGACAATATAAACATGAGTTATAAATTAACTgaagagaagaaaaaatataaaattaaaaattatgataataataaaaaaaaaaatgataaattagTTAAGAATTCTTTtagtaatattatacataccATTAGTAATACACTGTTAAATAGAAAATCATATATagacaataaatataaaaaacaaaaaaaagtacaaaatatatatgatgtgtttgcttcatataataataataagaatgataATTTTATTGATGACCATCTTAAAAAATTTCAAAATGAGaatgatttttatatgttatatttaaaaaataattataaaaataaaaaggaagaagaaaaattattaaaaagtatgaagaaaaataaggatttattaatgtattatcatgattttaaaaatattatattaaaaagaaattcattcttatatatatatgaatattataaatataattgtgatgtttttaatttattgtCTTTAATGCCTAGTCATATATCAGAAAATAAACAAGcatcaaaaatattatttgaaagCTCATTCAttggaaaatatattatattgccATGGATAGATAATGATCcagatattaaaaataatcttTATTTGAAATATGTACAAAATTATTTAGATATAAAAGAACAAATTCAAGAAATAAATCATACTACATATAAGAATAAACAAAATCAACAATTATCATATTGTAACCTCTTTAATAATACAATCaatcataataatcatgatgattattataatttaaaaaaaaaaaaaacttcacacaaaaaatataaaaatcaaTCCAACTTTTCTTATACATCTCTTTTATGTAGTCAtctatatgaaaataaaaaaaaaaaagggattGTACtcaataaaatgaataaaaaaaatctatatttaagaaaaagaaatgaaaataaaaatatacatgtaACTACTAATAAAACTAATCTTAGTCTTCAcaatgtttttaaaaataacattCGAAATAAT
This region of Plasmodium sp. gorilla clade G2 genome assembly, chromosome: 13 genomic DNA includes:
- a CDS encoding 14-3-3 protein produces the protein MNQYIDKDISISNKEELIYYIKILNNLGSYDETVTLIKSVNVENYNLNYTESLSVGFAFKNALNVKRKEKTILENIITDEKSSESEKNCAQLLKSKLNTDIRSIEKNTYAVLKNKCISRTTEDKILMFYWHILGDMSRYCADTFHGIDKEKMHEKSMKSYSYALHYANKMKMPPSSPKMLELLVSWTVLHKDMNKDINYSIELAAQAFRNAIQNMHLLENDDECSKTIRILGILRDNINKWCQISGRKNVNALFEINGENLDKYKDIMNSTQT
- a CDS encoding RuvB-like helicase 3, translated to MKLEEVKDIQKIERIGAHSHIRGLGLNDCLDARYCSEGMIGQMSARKAAGIVLRMIKEGRISGRAILLAGQPGTGKTAIAMGIAKALGEDTPFTHISGSEVYSLEMSKTEALTQAFRRSIGVRVKEESEVIEGEVVEIEIEKFNERDINNKNKKLGKMILKTTEMETLYDLGSKMIEALQKENITAGDVICIDKGTGKITKIGKSFARSKDYDAMDPNTLFVQCPEGELQKRKEVVHTVTLHDIDAINSRTQGFLALFSGDTGEIKNEIREHIDMKINEWQEDEKAEIVPGVLFIDEVHMLDIECFSYLNRALESEQSPIVIMATNRGITHIRGTDYKAPHGIPLDLLDRTLIIPTYPYKHQDILKILEQRAEEEDVDIDEYAKELLCKIASESSLRYALHLITLANLVSKKRKATEVTVQDVRRVYNLFIDVKRSTQYLIEYQNEFMFSELPKEDQSIKEEDSSEEKRELHEKNSENSSTSN